CAGCATGGCGGTGAGCAATTTCGAGCGGGCTCGCAGCAACCGCGAATGGGTCGACAAGGCGCGGCGTCGCGAGGAAGAGCACCTCGAGCGCATCCCGGAGGGCGAACAGGAGGAGATCCGCCAAATCTACGCCCGCAAAGGCCTGCGCGAGCCCGCCCTCGGCCAAGTGGTGGCCGCCGTGACCCAAGATCGCAAACTCTGGATCGACACCATGATCGCGGAGGAATACGGCCTGCCCCTGGAAAGCCCCGTCCCTTGGATCTCCGCGACGACGACCTTTTTGGCCTTCCTGCTGGTCGGGGCGATCCCCCTGCTGCCCTTTCTCTTCCAAGCGGCCCCGCTGGAGCGGCATTTCGCCTGGAGCGCGACTCTGACCTTGAGCGCCTTCTTCGCGGTGGGCGTCCTCAAGGGCCGGATCTTGGGAAAAAATCCGTTGGCCGCGGGCTTGCAGACGGCCCTCTTGGGCGGGGCGGCGGCCTCCTTGTCCTTTGCCATCGGTTACGGGCTGCGGGCCTTGGTCCATGCGCCGCCTCCCTGAAACCGATAAATCCGTCGACTCCCGGGGCCCGCTGCGGGACAATGGGACGAATTCGCCGAGGGATCTATGCCCGGAAAACATCCGCCTGCGCTGCACGTCTTGAAGCCCGCTTCGTCGCGGGCGGAGCCTGTTTTTTTCGGCGAGCAGGACCTTTACCTGTTCAACGAGGGCAACCACGCGCGCCTCTACGAAAAAATGGGCTCCCAGACCGTCGTGGAAAACGGAACCGCGGGGACGCGCTTCTCGGTCTGGGCGCCCGACGCCGAGTCGGTGGCGGTGACCGGCGACTTCAATCGCTGGGACCCGAAGGCGAATCCCCTGCACCCGATCGGCCGCTCCGGGATCTGGAGCGGCTTCGTCGCAGGGATCGGGCCCGGCGCCCTCTACAAGTATCGCCTGCGCTCCCGCCACCATCGGCGGATCTTGGAGAAGGCGGACCCCTTCGCCTTCGCCGCGGAGTGCCCGCCCCGCTCCGCCTCGCAGGTCTGGGACTTGAGCTACCGTTGGGAAGACGAGGCCTGGATGCGCGGCCGCGGCGCTCGGCAATCGTTGCAGGCGCCCATTTCCGTCTACGAGCTGCACCTCGGCTCTTGGCGAAGGGACGCCTCGGGCCCGCTTAGCTACCGCCGGCTCGCCGAAGAGCTCGTCGCCTATGTCCGCGACCTGGGTTTCACCCACGTGGAATTCCTGCCGGTGATGGAACACCCCTTCACCGGCTCCTGGGGCTACCAGGTCACCGGCTATTTCGCGGCGACCCGACGCTACGGCGACCCGCAGGACCTGATGTTCCTGATCGACCGCCTCCACCAAAACGGCGTCGGCGTGATCCTCGACTGGGTCCCCTCCCACTTCCCCGGCGACGCCCACGGCCTCGCCAATTTCGACGGCAGCGCCCTCTACGAGCACGCCGACCCGCGCCAGGGCCTGCACCCGGACTGGGACAGCCAGATCTTCAACTACGGCCGCAACGAGGTGCGCAGCTTCCTGCTGAGCGGCGCGCACTTCTGGCTGGACCGCTACCACGCGGACGCGCTGCGGGTGGACGCGGTGGCCTCCATGCTCTACCTCGACTATTCGCGGCAGGAGGGCGAGTGGATCCCCAACCGCTACGGCGGCCGCGAAAACCTCGAGGCGATTGACTTCCTGCGCCGCCTCAACGAGACGGTCTACGCCCATTACCCCGACGTCCAGATGATCGCGGAGGAATCCACCGATTGGCCGATGGTCTCGCGCCCGACCGCAGTCGGCGGCCTGGGCTTCGGGATGAAGTGGGACATGGGCTGGATGCACGACAGCCTCCGCTACTTTCGGCAGGATCCGGTGCATCGGAAATACCACCACCAGGACCTGACCTTCCGGATGCTCTACGCCTTCCACGAGAACTTCATGCTGCCCCTCTCCCACGACGAGGTCGTTCACGGAAAGGGCTCGCTCTTGGCGAAGATGCCCGGCGACGACTGGCAAAAATTCGCGAACCTGCGGCTGCTCCTCGGCTGGATGTACGCGCAGCCCGGAAAGAAGCTCCTGTTCATGGGCGGGGAATTCGGCCAATGGCGGGAATGGGACCACGACAGATCCCTGGACTGGCACCTCCTCCAATACCCGCCCCACCAGGGACTGCAGCGCTGGGTGAGGGACTTGAACGGCCTCTACCGCCGCGAGGCAGCCTGTCACGGTTGGGACTGCGACGGGCGCGGCTTCGAATGGGTGGATTGCCACGACGCCGACCAAAGCGTGGTCAGCCTGATCCGCCGGGCGCCCGGCGCGGTGCCGATTCTCGCGGTCGCCAACTTCACGCCGGTCCCGCGCCTAAAATACCGCGTCGGCGTCCCGCAGGGCGGCGCCTGGCTGGAGCTGCTCAACGGCGACGCGCGGGAATACGGCGGCAGCGGGTTGGGGAATCTCGGCCGGGTGCTCGCGAGCCCACAGCCCGCGCAGGGTCGCCCCGCCTCGCTCGAGCTGACGCTGCCGCCGCTCGCGGCGGTGTTTTTCAGACCGGAGTAGCCCTTGGAGCGATACCTCTGCATCCACGGCCATTTCTACCAGCCGCCCCGCGAGAATCCCTGGACCGGCGAGGTCGAGGTTGAGCCGTCGGCGAGCCCCTATCACGACTGGAACCAAAGAATTACCGCGGAGTGCTACGAGCCCAACCTGGGGGCGCGCATCCTGGATCGCGAGGGCCGGATGGTGAAGCGCCTAAACAACTACAGCCGGATGAGCTTCAACTTCGGTCCCACCCTCCTCGCCTGGATGGAACGCGAGGCCCCGCAGGTCTACCGCGGCATCCTCGACTCGGACCGGGAGAGCGCGAAGCGTTTCTCCGGGCACGGCTCCGCCCTCGCCCAGGCCTACAACCACCTTATCCTCCCGCTGGCCGCGCGCCGCGACAAGGAGACGCAGGTGATCTGGGGGCTCAAGGACTTCGCGCACCGCTTCGGGCGCAAGGCGGAAGGAATGTGGCTGCCGGAGACCGCGGTGGACCTCGAGACCCTCGAGATCCTGGCCGCGCAGGGCCTGCGCTTCACGATCCTGGCCCCGCACCAGGCGCGGCGCTGGCGGGAGGACGGCGCCTCCTCCTGGCAAGAGGTGCCTCCGGGGGGCGTCGATCCCTTGAGGCCCTACCGGATTTCCCTTCCTTCCGGGAAAGACCTAAGCGTCTTCTTCTACGAGGGGCCCCTCTCCCAGGCCATCGCCTTCCAGCGGCTGCTCAGCGACGGCGAGGCCTTTTTCAACCGCCTCCTGGGCCGCTTCAGCGGCCGGCCCACGGGCCCCGAGTTCCTCGCCATCGCCACCGACGGCGAGACCTACGGCCACCACCACAAATTCGGGGACATGGGCTTGGCCTACGTCCTGGACGCCGCCGCGGCGCGCGGCGCGCTCCGCCTGACCAACTTCGGCGAATACCTGGATCTCTTTCCCCCGCTGGCTGAGGTAGAGATCTTGGAAAACAGCTCCTGGAGCTGCCCCCACGGCGTCGAGCGCTGGCGCGGGGATTGCGGTTGCAACGTCGGGGGCATTCCCGGTTGGAGGCAGGCCTGGCGGGCGCCGCTACGTTCGGCTTTGGACGCCCTGCGG
The sequence above is drawn from the Deltaproteobacteria bacterium PRO3 genome and encodes:
- the glgB gene encoding 1,4-alpha-glucan branching protein GlgB, with translation MPGKHPPALHVLKPASSRAEPVFFGEQDLYLFNEGNHARLYEKMGSQTVVENGTAGTRFSVWAPDAESVAVTGDFNRWDPKANPLHPIGRSGIWSGFVAGIGPGALYKYRLRSRHHRRILEKADPFAFAAECPPRSASQVWDLSYRWEDEAWMRGRGARQSLQAPISVYELHLGSWRRDASGPLSYRRLAEELVAYVRDLGFTHVEFLPVMEHPFTGSWGYQVTGYFAATRRYGDPQDLMFLIDRLHQNGVGVILDWVPSHFPGDAHGLANFDGSALYEHADPRQGLHPDWDSQIFNYGRNEVRSFLLSGAHFWLDRYHADALRVDAVASMLYLDYSRQEGEWIPNRYGGRENLEAIDFLRRLNETVYAHYPDVQMIAEESTDWPMVSRPTAVGGLGFGMKWDMGWMHDSLRYFRQDPVHRKYHHQDLTFRMLYAFHENFMLPLSHDEVVHGKGSLLAKMPGDDWQKFANLRLLLGWMYAQPGKKLLFMGGEFGQWREWDHDRSLDWHLLQYPPHQGLQRWVRDLNGLYRREAACHGWDCDGRGFEWVDCHDADQSVVSLIRRAPGAVPILAVANFTPVPRLKYRVGVPQGGAWLELLNGDAREYGGSGLGNLGRVLASPQPAQGRPASLELTLPPLAAVFFRPE
- a CDS encoding DUF3536 domain-containing protein → MERYLCIHGHFYQPPRENPWTGEVEVEPSASPYHDWNQRITAECYEPNLGARILDREGRMVKRLNNYSRMSFNFGPTLLAWMEREAPQVYRGILDSDRESAKRFSGHGSALAQAYNHLILPLAARRDKETQVIWGLKDFAHRFGRKAEGMWLPETAVDLETLEILAAQGLRFTILAPHQARRWREDGASSWQEVPPGGVDPLRPYRISLPSGKDLSVFFYEGPLSQAIAFQRLLSDGEAFFNRLLGRFSGRPTGPEFLAIATDGETYGHHHKFGDMGLAYVLDAAAARGALRLTNFGEYLDLFPPLAEVEILENSSWSCPHGVERWRGDCGCNVGGIPGWRQAWRAPLRSALDALRDTWAAFFQAEAENWLRDPWAARNDYLEILLDPSPARREEFFRGYAWSPLDEAKQARVEALLELQRHAMLMFTSCGWFFDDPSGLETLQVLRYARRGLELARGLGARDLEVEFLRTLSAGRSNFPERGSLADIYLQSALP